The nucleotide window GATCAGCCCATGCAACAAATCGGTGGGAAAATTTTGCTAGCAAGTGGCAGCATCACCTACGTTGTTGATAAACTTGAACAAAAAGGATTGTTAAGGAGAATAGCGTGTCCGAAGGATCGACGAGTGACATATGCTCAAATAACTGAGGAAGGGGAAAATTTCATTCAAGAGATTTTTCCTGAACACGCAGGTGAAATCGATAAGCTGATGTCGAGCCTTACAGAATCAGAAAAAACGGTTGCAATTGAGCTGCTAAAAAAATTAGGACTGCCTGCAGGTAAATTTTAATACGGCCATTAGGTCGTATTTTTTTTAGTTGAAGGAATAGTAATAAATAGTGTCGAACTAATTTAGTTGGAAATTGAAAATAGGGGGATGTTCATATGAGTTTTGAAAACTATACATACCTACGTCCGAATTTAGAAGAAGTAACGGCAAAATTTACAGTGGAGCTTGAACGCTTTACTAAATCAGCATCTGTCGAGGACCAAAACAAGGTTATGAATGAGATAAATAAGATTAGGAATGACCTTGGTACAATGTTCAATCTTTGCTATATTCGTCATTCGATTGATACAAACGATGAGTTTTACAAGCAAGAACAGGATTATATGGATGAAGTTCAGCCTGAGGTTGAAGGATTAGTGACAAAATATTATCAAGCCCTTGTTAACTCAAAGTTCCGAAAAGAACTGGAAGAAAAGTGGGGAAGGCAACTATTCGCCCTTGCCGAAGGGCAGCTAAAAACCTTTAAGCCAGAAATTGTTCCTTTATTGCAAAAGGAAAATCGCCTGTCAACAGAATATACAAAGCTGCTTGCATCAGCCAAAATTGATTTTGAGGGTGTGGAACGAACACTTGCACAATTAGAGCCATTTACGGAGTCAACTGACAGAGAAATGAGAAAACGGGCAACCGAAGCGAAATTTGCCTTCTTTTCAGAGCATGAAGCAGAATTAGACCGTATCTATGATGACCTGGTTAAAGTTAGAACAGAAATTTCCCAAAAACTAGGTTATAAAAACTTTGTCGAACTTGGATATTATCGGATGATGAGAACGGATTACAATGCCGAAATGGTAGCAAATTTCCGTACGCAGGTGAAGGACTATATTGTTCCAATTGCGACTAAATTAAAGATGCGTCAACAAGAAAGAATCGGACTCGATAAATTAAAGTACTATGATGAAGGATTCAATTTTCAAACAGGGAATGCGGTGCCAAAAGGCAGTCCCGATTGGATTATTGAAAACGGTCAAAAAATGTATGAGGATCTTTCCGTCGAAACAGGGGCTTTTTTCCGCTTTATGAAGGATAACAACCTAATGGATTTAATTGCAAAGAAAGGTAAAGCTGGCGGTGGTTATTGTACGTTTATTGAAAATTACAAAGCACCATTTATTTTTTCTAATTTCAATGGAACATCAGGTGATATTGATGTTTTGACACATGAAGCAGGCCACGCCTTCCAAGTTTATTCTAGTCGTCACTTTGAGATTCCGGAATATAACTGGCCAACCTATGAGGCATGTGAAATTCACTCGATGAGTATGGAATTCTTTACATGGCCGTGGATGGAGTTATTCTTCAAGGAAGATACGGACAAATACAAATTCTCTCACTTAAGT belongs to Neobacillus sp. OS1-2 and includes:
- a CDS encoding MarR family winged helix-turn-helix transcriptional regulator, encoding MENDSVAKSLKLFIVLSRAYKAINEHVNKAIQANGLNPTEFAVLELLYHKGDQPMQQIGGKILLASGSITYVVDKLEQKGLLRRIACPKDRRVTYAQITEEGENFIQEIFPEHAGEIDKLMSSLTESEKTVAIELLKKLGLPAGKF
- a CDS encoding M3 family oligoendopeptidase, with protein sequence MSFENYTYLRPNLEEVTAKFTVELERFTKSASVEDQNKVMNEINKIRNDLGTMFNLCYIRHSIDTNDEFYKQEQDYMDEVQPEVEGLVTKYYQALVNSKFRKELEEKWGRQLFALAEGQLKTFKPEIVPLLQKENRLSTEYTKLLASAKIDFEGVERTLAQLEPFTESTDREMRKRATEAKFAFFSEHEAELDRIYDDLVKVRTEISQKLGYKNFVELGYYRMMRTDYNAEMVANFRTQVKDYIVPIATKLKMRQQERIGLDKLKYYDEGFNFQTGNAVPKGSPDWIIENGQKMYEDLSVETGAFFRFMKDNNLMDLIAKKGKAGGGYCTFIENYKAPFIFSNFNGTSGDIDVLTHEAGHAFQVYSSRHFEIPEYNWPTYEACEIHSMSMEFFTWPWMELFFKEDTDKYKFSHLSDALLFLPYGVSVDEFQHWVYENPEASPKERKRKWREIEKKYLPHKDYDGNEYLENGGFWQRQGHIFNSPFYYIDYTLAQICAFQFWKRSREDQEEAWADYVKLCKLGGSMSFTKLVEAANLISPFKDGCVESVVGVIENWLNSVEDQRL